The following nucleotide sequence is from Pristiophorus japonicus isolate sPriJap1 chromosome 12, sPriJap1.hap1, whole genome shotgun sequence.
CTCgggatgccagcatttattgcccattcctaattgcccttgtgctGGTGATGGGCCGCCGCCTtgaagtccatgtggtgaaggcactcgcACAGTGCACGTTTGGGTTTGTGTACTTGTATATATCATTgtatatgtatgcatatatgtgtatatgtttgtattaaaataaactttcatttcttagcgcctttcacgaccgaagcgctttacagacaatgaagtattttcaAGTGTAGACacggttctaatgtaggaaacgggcagccaatttgcgcacagcaagttcccacaaatagcaatatgtgtatatgtgtgtttttgtatgtatatttgtgaatgtgtgtttgtatttgtgtatgtgtttgtgtgtatattttgtgtatgtatatgtgtatattttgtgtatgtgtgtttgtatttGTCTATGTGTGTTTGTATCTGTATATAttttgtgtatatgtgtatgtgtgttaaaTCAATTGTGTTGCCTCCACTGTTAATATTTGCCGCAATGTTAACGCATGAACCCCTCACACAAAGATTACAAGGACCATATCCTGGCTCAATTGGTCATCATTTAATCCACTAACACTAGAAAGTTTAGAGAAACCGGATTTGAAATACAGACACCGTCACAGGCAATGCCTGGTGTGTGCTCGCTGACATTTCTAATTCCGCTCCGCAGCTTGAGTCTGTAATGACTTCAAGGTGCTTGTACCTGATCACCCGCGGTACACTGTAGGGTATATGTCTGTATGTAGCTAGATAGATAGCTCAGTTTCTTGTTGGTTGCAACACACACAGCGGAATTGGCAGCAGTTAATGACAGATGTGGTTAGTAAACTAGACAGTGCTCGAAAAGTTCCTCTTTCCCAACTTTACTTCTCCGTCCCACACAAGTTACGTATATTAGAGCTCACACAAAATGTTAAGTGACAAACTGCAGATGAAATGGCCCCTGGGTTGAAGTCTCTCAATTTTGTTTAGGTTAACATCATTTGTCCCTTTAATGTAAATGATGCATTAAAAAAATTGATCAAGTCTGCAAACCGAAACAAATAGTAACTAGTCACCAGCTAGGGTAGGACACATAAAATGGTTTACCTGTGTTTTTGTTTCCTCTTGAACAACTTTCTACTGAAATCTTAAAAGGTCAGTATCCTGTGAGGGGAATCAGCCCAGGCAGAGCACACTGGAGAGCTCGGAATCTGTTTTCTATAATACCAGAAggctgcgcgcacacacacacacacaacctaggtACCCTGGAACGGAAACCCAGCTGCAATATTTAACAGACGCGGGGAGCTGGGGGAATAAGCACTTGTAAATTAAAATCTCCGAGTAACTGGAATGAgacgcacggtttggggaactggctGCGTGGTGCTGGAAGAAATCCCAGGCACAGACATACGCACCCCGGCTGCAACCTCCGGCAAGAGAAGCCAGGGTTTGCTCAAAAATAATCATGTCAGGTgtttacattttaaaaaaaaacaatgcagCGATTTTTCAGTTTGGAGATAGTTGAGACTGGATTCCAAGCCCTTCTAATGTACAATTTTAAAAATATTCCCGTTGGTTGCTTTTGACACATAATTGATAAAATTATTGATTGCTCTCGcaggaggctggggtggggggggggggggggatgaagggttCGTCCTATTGGCTTCTGCAGGGGTTGCGCGTCGCTCCAAGCCCCTCCCCCGGGTTATAAATGGATCTTTTGGGTCTATCACAACAGATTTGAATGACATGAGATCAGGGGGTTTGCAGCGCTCTCGGCAGCTGTGGCACCGTTTGCACCAGCCACTGGGCAGAGAAGGGGCTTATTTTTAGACGTGCTGTTCCTTTAGGAGGCTCCAGGCAAGGACCTCCACTGAGAAGCTGCGTGGTCGCTGACAcccggggagggaggaggggtgggggggaagccatATAGCCATATAGCCATAGCCATGGCTTTCACCATGTTGAGACCTGTCGCCGCTCGCCATTTCTACCCGGACATCAGCTTGCATTCGGACGACGACGAGACCAAGAGCGAAAGTGACGCCTCGGACCAGTCGTTTGACTGCTGCGGCGGGGGCTCGGGCAAGCGGAGGAAGGTGTCTTTCCCCAAAGGCACAGTGGTGGTCAAGCACCGGCAGGCGGCCAACGCCAGGGAGCGGGACAGGACGCACAGTGTCAACACCGCCTTCAGCGCCCTCAGGACTCTCATCCCCACCGAGCCGGCCGACAGGAAGCTCTCGAAAATCGAGACCCTCCGCCTGGCTTCCAGCTACATCTCCCACCTGGGCAACATCCTGCTGCTGGGAGACGAGTGCGCGGATGGTCAGCCGTGCCTGGCCACGGTCTACAGCAGCCAGAGCGAGTTTGAGGGCTCGCAGCCCAGATCCATCTGCACCTTCTGCCTGAGCAACCAGAGGAAAGGGGTAGGTAGCATTTCCCTCGGGAGTGGAACCAGATtagaaacaacaacaaaaaaaagggggcTATCTGGAATTGAAATGGAAAATGTTGGGAATACACAGCATGAAGGAGAATGAatgggcacagaaggaggccattcggcccattgtgcccgtgcCGGCTATTTGACAGAGCTATCCCATTAattcccctcctcccacccccctctcttcccctaaaGACCTGCAATAtttgtttttttgctttttttcaagtttatatccaattccctgttgaaagttactttgcacctgcttccaccgccctttcaggcagtgcattccaggtccatCTATCCAAAGGAAGATGATTTGGGGTTCAGTAACTAGACAGCACAACACCAATACTGACGTGACCTTTATGAAGTCTGAACCCCTCAGTTTGTCGTGAATTGCTGAAAGGATAAGTCTCAGGTTATCAGGAGACCAGAATTCATATAGAAATATAtattttcagtgtcagctgtggttcagtgagcagcactctcgcctctgagtcagaaggctgtggattcaagttccactccagggacttgagcacaaaaaatctaaaatctaggctgacactcagtgcagtgctgagggagtgctgcacagtcggaggtgccatcttttggatgaggtctccatctgctctctcaggtggacgtaaaagctcccatggcagtagcttgaagaagagcaggggagttatccccggtgtcctggcctcaatcaacataattttttttaatgatctggtcattatcacattgctgtttgtaggagcttgcagtgcacatattggctgctgcgtttcccacattacaacagtgattacactccaaaagtacttcactggctgtaaagcgctttgagatatccgctggttgtgaaagaagctatataaatctaagtctttccttTAAAAAGGCAGATGCAAATGATATATTTGTATCTGTCTTTGTGCTGTTCCCAAAGTATTTCAAATGAACCATGATCTTattcaggatcagccatgattttattgattggcggagtaggcttgatgggctgtatggcctactcctgcttccagTTCTTATGAACTGGTCAGTCTACAGTGAAAGATTCAGCAGGTCAAAGCTAATTAAAGAACCAGCTAAGGGCCATTGCTTTATATGGGGGTCctgaacaacagcttgcatttatttagtgccattAACCTAGAAAGTCACCCCAAGCAGCTTCAGAGGTTTGAGGGAAATGGATGCCAAGACAAACAAGAGACTAGAAGgaggaccaaaagtttggtcagtgAGGTTTACCCCACTATATAACTGGTTGGATCAGTTTCTGTATCTCCCAGTCCACCAACACCTtaaatttaaaaattctcacccttgtgttcaaatccctataTGGacttccccctccctatctctgcaacttcctccagccctacaaccctctccgaattctgtgttcctccaactctggcctgttgtgcatcccccactcccttcactctgccattggcggccgtgccttcagctgcctagacctaagctctggaattccttccctaaacaactctgcctctctgcttctctatcctccttttaagaccctcctttgaCCCGTCCTAATAGTCTAACATCACCTTCTTGGGATCAGTGTCAACTTTTGTCTGGTTCTTTACTGTGAAGCATCTCGTGATGTCtccctatgttaaaggtgctatataattgcaagttattgTTGCATCTGCTGCGAGAAATACACGGTTTAGTATTAATAATTTAATTTATTTTGGAGTAAATAGTTTTGTTTCGTATTATTTCTGTTTGAGGTTATTTTCACATTTTATTTTGTTGTGAATTTCAAATTTGTTCTCAAATCTTAAAGCCATTTTTGGGAACGATTAGTCAAAGATTCAGAATCAGACTTGACCATGCGAGTAGTGAGCTCGTAACTGAATTTTATGATGGAGTAATGGACTGGATCCTAGTTAAAATAATGCAGCCTGGTGTTTTAGTCAGCTTCAGAACTTATATTCCAACATACCACTGTGTATTTGTTACAACTGCTGGTTAAAGGACTCTTTCCAGATTAG
It contains:
- the LOC139277105 gene encoding transcription factor 15-like; this encodes MAFTMLRPVAARHFYPDISLHSDDDETKSESDASDQSFDCCGGGSGKRRKVSFPKGTVVVKHRQAANARERDRTHSVNTAFSALRTLIPTEPADRKLSKIETLRLASSYISHLGNILLLGDECADGQPCLATVYSSQSEFEGSQPRSICTFCLSNQRKGVKEKDGKSSYSKLRGPGTLRMQRQ